The Pseudomonas azadiae genome contains a region encoding:
- a CDS encoding zinc-dependent alcohol dehydrogenase family protein, producing MKAMLLKSFGGPDSFELCEVSKPVPYTGQVLVRVHATSINPLDYQVRRGDYASLVELPAITGHDVSGVVEAVGPGVTSFAPGDEVWYTPQIFDGPGSYAEYHVAAESIVAKKPPTLTHLEAASLSLVGGTAWEALAVRAMLRVGESILIQGGAGGVGHVAIQLAKAIGARVFTTVREANIEFVRSLGADVIIDYEKEDYVDAVLRETGGRGVDVVFDTLGGNALSRSPDALAQLGRVVSIVDTAQPQNLIQAWGKNASYHFVFTRQNRGKLDELSTLVAQGRLRPHVGAVYALADIALAHARLESPNNGIRGKIAIAVEPLQGVTL from the coding sequence ATGAAAGCCATGCTCCTTAAATCGTTTGGCGGCCCGGATTCGTTCGAACTCTGCGAGGTGTCCAAGCCGGTGCCGTACACTGGTCAGGTCCTGGTCCGCGTACACGCCACCTCCATCAATCCGCTGGATTACCAGGTTCGACGTGGCGACTACGCCAGCCTGGTGGAACTCCCGGCCATTACCGGCCACGACGTCTCCGGCGTTGTCGAAGCCGTCGGGCCGGGCGTGACGAGCTTCGCGCCAGGCGACGAAGTCTGGTACACCCCGCAGATATTCGACGGTCCCGGAAGTTACGCCGAGTACCACGTGGCAGCCGAAAGCATTGTCGCGAAGAAGCCTCCCACACTGACTCACCTTGAAGCGGCCAGCCTGAGCCTGGTTGGCGGCACCGCATGGGAAGCGCTGGCTGTGCGTGCCATGCTTCGGGTGGGAGAAAGCATCCTGATTCAGGGTGGTGCAGGAGGCGTCGGTCATGTGGCGATCCAACTGGCGAAAGCCATCGGCGCCAGAGTGTTCACCACCGTGCGCGAAGCCAACATTGAGTTCGTCCGAAGCCTGGGCGCCGATGTGATCATCGACTATGAAAAGGAAGACTACGTTGACGCCGTCCTGCGGGAAACGGGTGGCCGTGGCGTGGATGTGGTGTTCGACACCCTCGGCGGCAATGCCCTTTCGCGCAGCCCCGACGCCCTCGCACAACTGGGCCGCGTCGTCTCGATCGTAGACACGGCACAACCGCAAAACCTGATCCAGGCCTGGGGCAAGAATGCGAGTTATCACTTCGTGTTCACCCGACAGAACCGCGGCAAGCTGGATGAGTTGAGCACACTGGTCGCGCAGGGCCGACTGCGACCCCACGTTGGCGCCGTCTATGCGCTTGCCGACATTGCGCTCGCCCATGCGCGGCTGGAGAGCCCCAACAACGGGATTCGAGGGAAAATCGCGATTGCCGTCGAGCCCCTCCAAGGCGTGACGCTATGA
- a CDS encoding antibiotic biosynthesis monooxygenase family protein, with product MIYEIALLPVHKEHIDRFRRAFSDVTPLLSRAKGYLGHMLAQGIETPEQFNLIVRWQSIEDHTPGFEASEDHQVFMQALEKYFSHEPQVYHIEGAAFTAGGRAWG from the coding sequence ATGATTTACGAAATCGCCCTGCTCCCCGTTCACAAAGAACATATCGACAGGTTCAGGCGCGCGTTTTCCGACGTCACGCCATTGCTCAGCCGTGCAAAAGGCTACTTGGGTCACATGCTCGCACAAGGAATTGAAACACCTGAGCAATTCAATCTTATCGTGCGGTGGCAATCGATCGAGGACCACACACCGGGGTTTGAAGCGAGCGAGGATCATCAGGTGTTCATGCAGGCCCTGGAGAAATATTTTTCGCACGAGCCGCAGGTTTATCACATTGAGGGGGCTGCTTTTACGGCGGGCGGAAGGGCTTGGGGTTAG